Proteins encoded within one genomic window of Mesorhizobium sp. AR10:
- a CDS encoding SlyX family protein codes for MIMPADRLTTLEIRATEQEKTIEELSGQIAEQWKVIERMQRKLDALADRFLALEDQAASDVPVTKPPHW; via the coding sequence ATGATCATGCCTGCCGACCGGCTGACGACGCTGGAAATCCGCGCCACCGAGCAGGAGAAGACCATCGAGGAACTGTCGGGCCAGATCGCCGAACAATGGAAAGTGATCGAGCGCATGCAGCGCAAGCTCGATGCACTCGCCGACCGGTTCCTGGCGCTGGAGGACCAGGCAGCATCCGACGTGCCGGTGACCAAGCCGCCACATTGGTAA
- a CDS encoding ABC transporter ATP-binding protein, producing MAQAAIELIGINKSFGAVRANRDINLEIARGTIHGIVGENGAGKSTLMSILYGFYQADSGEIHVGGKPASIKTPNDAIALGIGMVHQHFMLVDNFSVLENIILGAESDALLKKSIAKARSELERLEREYGLEVDPDAIIEELPVGLQQRVEILKALYRGAEILILDEPTGVLTPAEADHLFRILKQLKEQGKTVVLITHKLREIMAITDTVSVMRQGTMVATRETRKTTVEELAELMVGRRVLLRVEKGEAEAGGVKLAVKNLTVKDSRGVTMVDDISFDIRAGEIVGIAGVAGNGQSELLEAISGIRRAVSGSVMLDGKPIDLTGAADPGELRDRGLAHVPEDRHHVGLVLAFEENENSILGYHDDERYLKGPFLNIDAIRDDAKEKITKYDIRPADCRLKTANFSGGNQQKIVLAREMEQDPGVLIVGQPTRGVDVGAIEFIHKRLIAMRDQGKAVLVVSVELDEIRSLSDRILVMFAGRIVGERGAEATEGELGLLMAGVEHQEAAQ from the coding sequence ATGGCGCAAGCCGCAATCGAGCTTATCGGCATCAACAAGAGTTTTGGCGCCGTGCGCGCCAACCGCGACATCAATCTGGAAATTGCCCGCGGCACCATCCACGGCATTGTTGGCGAGAACGGCGCCGGCAAGTCGACGCTGATGTCGATCCTCTATGGCTTCTACCAGGCCGACAGCGGCGAAATTCACGTCGGCGGCAAGCCGGCGTCGATCAAGACACCCAACGACGCGATCGCGCTCGGCATTGGCATGGTGCACCAGCATTTCATGCTGGTCGACAATTTCTCGGTGCTGGAAAACATCATTCTCGGCGCCGAAAGCGATGCGCTGCTGAAGAAGAGCATCGCCAAGGCGCGGTCCGAACTGGAGCGTCTCGAGCGCGAATACGGGCTCGAGGTCGATCCCGATGCGATCATCGAGGAGTTGCCGGTTGGCCTGCAGCAGCGCGTCGAAATCCTCAAGGCACTCTATCGCGGCGCCGAGATCCTGATCCTCGACGAGCCGACGGGCGTGCTCACGCCGGCCGAGGCCGACCATCTGTTCCGCATCCTCAAGCAGTTGAAGGAGCAGGGCAAGACGGTGGTGCTGATCACCCACAAGCTGCGCGAGATCATGGCCATCACCGACACCGTCTCGGTCATGCGCCAGGGCACGATGGTGGCGACGCGGGAAACCAGGAAGACCACCGTCGAGGAACTGGCCGAGCTGATGGTCGGCCGGCGTGTGTTGCTGAGAGTGGAAAAGGGCGAGGCGGAAGCCGGCGGCGTCAAGCTCGCGGTCAAGAACCTGACGGTGAAGGATTCACGCGGCGTCACCATGGTCGACGACATCTCCTTTGACATACGTGCCGGCGAGATCGTCGGTATTGCCGGCGTTGCCGGCAACGGCCAATCCGAACTGCTCGAGGCGATTTCCGGGATCAGACGCGCCGTTTCAGGCTCGGTCATGCTCGACGGCAAGCCGATCGACCTGACCGGCGCTGCCGATCCGGGTGAACTGCGCGACCGCGGCCTTGCCCATGTGCCGGAGGACCGTCACCATGTCGGGCTGGTGCTGGCCTTCGAGGAGAACGAGAATTCGATCCTCGGCTATCACGACGACGAGCGCTATCTGAAGGGGCCGTTCCTCAACATCGACGCCATCCGCGACGATGCCAAGGAAAAGATCACCAAATACGACATTCGCCCGGCGGACTGCCGGCTCAAGACCGCCAATTTTTCCGGTGGCAACCAGCAGAAGATCGTGCTGGCGCGGGAAATGGAACAGGATCCGGGCGTGCTGATCGTCGGCCAGCCGACGCGCGGCGTCGATGTCGGCGCCATCGAATTCATCCACAAGCGCCTCATCGCCATGCGGGATCAGGGCAAGGCCGTGCTGGTGGTGTCTGTCGAACTGGACGAGATACGCTCGCTCTCCGACCGCATCCTGGTGATGTTTGCCGGCCGCATCGTCGGCGAGCGTGGCGCGGAGGCGACCGAAGGCGAATTGGGCCTGCTGATGGCCGGCGTCGAGCATCAGGAGGCCGCACAATGA
- a CDS encoding ABC transporter permease: protein MSTPYAKLPGWADYGLIPVINLFVAFVVAGFVVILVGENPFRAAVILVEGAFGRGQGIAFTLFYATTFIFSGLSVAVAAHCGLFNIGGEGQGYIAGLGIGIVCLAFDSVLPWWLTFPLAIIAAAAMGALWALIPAYLQAKRGSHIVITTIMFNFIAASVMVYALVGMLKPAGSMAPQTRTFLDGAQLPKLNWVIELFGAKIRSAPLNVSFLLALVMAYLVWLLIWRTKLGYEMRTYGHSPKAARYAGISETRIIIIAMMISGALAGMMALNPTMGDQHNVALDFVSGAGFVGIAVALMGRLHPVGIVLAAILFGMLYQGGAELAFEMPAISRDMIVIIQGLVILFAGALEHMFRPYIQALFASISPRTVGMEAAKGKGA from the coding sequence ATGAGCACGCCTTATGCCAAGCTGCCGGGCTGGGCCGACTACGGGCTGATCCCTGTGATCAACCTGTTCGTTGCCTTCGTCGTTGCCGGCTTCGTCGTCATCCTGGTTGGGGAAAATCCGTTCCGTGCCGCCGTCATCCTGGTCGAAGGCGCCTTCGGCAGGGGGCAAGGCATCGCGTTTACGCTTTTCTACGCCACCACTTTCATCTTCAGCGGGCTTTCGGTGGCGGTTGCGGCGCATTGCGGCCTGTTCAACATCGGTGGCGAAGGTCAGGGCTATATTGCCGGTCTCGGCATCGGCATCGTCTGCCTGGCCTTCGACAGCGTGCTGCCGTGGTGGCTCACCTTCCCGCTGGCGATCATCGCCGCCGCGGCGATGGGCGCGCTGTGGGCGCTGATCCCGGCCTACCTGCAGGCCAAGCGCGGTTCGCACATCGTCATCACCACCATCATGTTCAATTTCATCGCCGCCAGCGTCATGGTCTATGCGCTGGTGGGCATGCTGAAGCCGGCCGGCTCGATGGCGCCGCAGACGCGCACCTTCCTCGACGGCGCGCAGTTGCCGAAGCTCAACTGGGTCATCGAACTGTTCGGCGCCAAGATACGCTCGGCGCCGCTGAACGTCTCCTTCCTGCTGGCTCTGGTCATGGCCTATCTGGTCTGGCTGCTGATCTGGCGCACCAAGCTCGGCTACGAGATGCGCACCTACGGGCACAGCCCGAAAGCGGCACGCTACGCCGGCATTTCGGAAACCCGCATCATCATTATCGCCATGATGATTTCGGGCGCGCTGGCCGGCATGATGGCGCTCAATCCGACGATGGGGGACCAGCACAATGTCGCGCTCGATTTCGTCTCCGGCGCCGGTTTCGTCGGTATCGCGGTGGCGCTGATGGGGCGCCTGCATCCGGTCGGCATCGTGCTGGCGGCGATCCTGTTCGGCATGCTCTACCAGGGCGGTGCCGAACTCGCCTTCGAGATGCCGGCCATCAGCCGCGACATGATCGTCATCATCCAGGGACTGGTCATCCTGTTCGCCGGCGCGCTCGAGCACATGTTCCGGCCCTATATCCAGGCATTGTTCGCTTCCATCAGCCCGAGAACAGTCGGCATGGAAGCGGCCAAGGGGAAGGGTGCCTGA
- a CDS encoding ABC transporter permease, with protein sequence MDLFNAVIQILDSTIRLSVPLLLACLAGLYSERAGIFDIGLEGKMLVGAFAGAAAASVFHSAYIGLGMAVLISVAFALIHGFASITHRGNQIVSGVAINFIAAGSTIMLGQHWFQQGGRTPALAPNERFEAITLPGADAVKDVPILGQIYSVLLSGHSVLVYLAFLMVPFTWWVLFRTRFGLRLRAVGENPAAVDTAGISVAWLRYRALICTGVLTGVAGAYLSMAQNGGFVKDMTAGKGYIALAALIFAKWKPVNAMFACLLFGFLDALAIRLQGTPLPLIGKVPVQFMQALPYILTVILLAGFIGKAIPPRAGGVPYVKER encoded by the coding sequence ATGGATCTCTTCAACGCTGTCATCCAGATACTCGACTCGACCATCCGCCTGTCGGTGCCGCTGCTGCTTGCCTGTCTGGCCGGACTCTATTCGGAGCGCGCTGGCATTTTTGACATCGGGCTCGAGGGCAAGATGCTGGTCGGCGCGTTCGCGGGTGCCGCCGCCGCCTCGGTCTTCCATTCCGCCTATATCGGCCTCGGCATGGCCGTCCTGATCTCGGTAGCCTTCGCGCTGATCCACGGCTTTGCCTCGATCACCCATCGCGGCAACCAGATCGTCTCCGGCGTGGCGATCAATTTCATTGCTGCCGGATCGACCATCATGCTGGGCCAGCACTGGTTCCAGCAAGGCGGGCGCACCCCGGCTTTGGCGCCGAACGAGCGGTTCGAGGCGATCACCTTGCCCGGCGCCGATGCCGTCAAGGACGTGCCCATCCTCGGTCAGATCTATTCGGTGCTGCTGTCCGGCCACTCGGTGCTGGTCTATCTCGCCTTCCTGATGGTGCCGTTCACCTGGTGGGTGCTGTTTCGCACGCGCTTCGGTTTGCGCCTGCGCGCGGTCGGCGAGAACCCGGCCGCCGTCGATACGGCCGGCATCTCGGTCGCCTGGCTGCGCTACCGGGCGCTGATTTGCACCGGCGTGCTCACCGGTGTTGCCGGCGCCTACCTGTCGATGGCGCAGAATGGCGGCTTCGTGAAGGACATGACCGCCGGCAAGGGCTATATCGCGCTGGCGGCGCTGATCTTCGCCAAGTGGAAGCCGGTCAACGCCATGTTCGCCTGCCTGTTGTTCGGCTTCCTCGATGCGCTGGCGATCCGCCTGCAAGGCACGCCGCTGCCGCTGATCGGCAAGGTGCCGGTACAATTCATGCAGGCACTGCCCTATATCCTTACCGTCATCCTGCTTGCCGGCTTCATCGGCAAGGCCATCCCGCCGCGCGCCGGCGGCGTGCCCTACGTCAAGGAACGCTGA
- the cdd gene encoding cytidine deaminase produces the protein MAHDLFQAAQAAMAKAYAPYSKFPVGAALRTEDGRVFAGANVENASFPEGWCAETTALGNYIMGGGGKITEVAVIAERMAKCSPCGGCRQRLAEFCQPDTKLYLCDNAGVVETVTMADLLPYGFKGDILK, from the coding sequence ATGGCTCATGATTTGTTCCAAGCGGCGCAAGCCGCCATGGCCAAGGCCTATGCGCCCTATTCGAAATTCCCGGTCGGGGCTGCGTTGCGTACCGAGGACGGCCGGGTCTTTGCCGGCGCCAATGTCGAGAACGCATCCTTTCCGGAAGGCTGGTGCGCCGAAACCACGGCGCTCGGCAACTACATCATGGGCGGCGGCGGCAAGATCACCGAGGTCGCGGTGATCGCCGAGCGCATGGCGAAATGCTCGCCCTGCGGCGGCTGCCGGCAACGGCTGGCCGAGTTCTGCCAGCCTGATACGAAGCTATACCTGTGCGACAATGCCGGCGTGGTCGAGACTGTCACCATGGCTGACTTGCTGCCATACGGTTTCAAAGGTGACATATTGAAATGA
- a CDS encoding purine-nucleoside phosphorylase codes for MKEALDHLVERLDGLAPTTALVLGSGLGGLVDRVEDAVRISYADLPGFPRSGVTGHAGEVVAGLFAGTPVLMLSGRAHYYEHGVAAAMRPALEVLAGIGITKLILTNAAGSVDPDMGPGSVMLITDHINFSGSNPLIGEPSDRRFVGLTEAYDAGIRSAIEKAAKATSTKLHKGVYMWFSGPCFETPAEIRMARIMGANAVGMSTVPEVILARFLGLRVAACSVVTNLAAGMTGAELSHQETKDMAPIGGARLATILQRVFQDGLPESKVPA; via the coding sequence ATGAAGGAAGCGCTGGATCATCTCGTTGAACGGCTCGACGGGCTGGCGCCGACCACCGCGCTGGTGTTGGGCTCGGGCCTTGGTGGGCTTGTCGACCGGGTCGAGGATGCGGTCCGCATTTCCTATGCGGATTTGCCCGGCTTTCCCAGAAGCGGCGTTACAGGCCACGCCGGCGAAGTGGTGGCGGGGCTTTTCGCCGGCACGCCAGTGCTGATGCTGTCCGGCCGTGCTCACTATTACGAGCATGGCGTTGCTGCGGCGATGCGGCCGGCGCTGGAAGTGCTGGCAGGCATCGGCATCACCAAGCTGATCCTCACCAATGCCGCCGGTTCGGTCGACCCGGACATGGGTCCCGGCTCGGTGATGCTGATCACCGACCACATCAATTTCTCAGGGTCCAATCCACTGATCGGCGAGCCGAGCGACCGCCGTTTCGTCGGCCTGACCGAAGCCTATGACGCCGGCATTCGCTCGGCGATCGAGAAGGCAGCGAAGGCGACCAGCACTAAGCTGCACAAGGGTGTCTACATGTGGTTTTCCGGGCCGTGCTTCGAGACACCGGCCGAAATCCGCATGGCGCGCATCATGGGCGCCAATGCGGTAGGCATGTCGACCGTGCCGGAGGTTATTCTCGCCCGCTTCCTCGGCCTGCGTGTCGCTGCCTGTTCGGTCGTCACCAACCTCGCGGCAGGGATGACCGGAGCGGAGCTTTCGCACCAGGAAACCAAGGACATGGCGCCGATCGGCGGCGCGCGGCTGGCGACGATCCTCCAGCGTGTGTTCCAGGACGGGCTGCCGGAGAGCAAGGTCCCGGCCTGA
- the deoA gene encoding thymidine phosphorylase, which produces MLPQEIIRRKRDGQKLSTQEIAGFIEGLTSGIVSDGQIGAFAMAVFFNGMSRDEAVALTLAMRDTGDVLDWSDLPGPVTDKHSTGGVGDNVSLMLAPIVAACGAYVPMISGRGLGHTGGTLDKMDAIPGYISQPDIARFRKTVLETGCAIIGQTADLAPADRRLYAIRDVTGTVESVPLITASILSKKLAAGLQSLVLDVKVGNGAFMEKSRDATALANSLVEVANGAGLKASALVTGMNEPLASAAGNAVEVHNAVDFLTGRYRDRRLEDVTLALAAEMLQSAGLVSSNQDGMRRAAETLAGGRAAAMFARMVAALGGPADFVEKPEKYLPKAAVEFAVKAPENGFVTGIATRDIGLAVVGLGGGRTRPDDRIDHAVGITRLLPVGAEVRAGEALALVHARTLADAEAAAAAVLSAYAIGASKPPADKSVIRRILPRG; this is translated from the coding sequence ATGCTTCCTCAGGAAATCATCCGCCGTAAGCGCGACGGCCAGAAGCTGTCGACGCAGGAGATCGCCGGCTTCATCGAGGGCCTGACCTCAGGCATCGTCTCGGACGGCCAGATCGGCGCCTTCGCCATGGCGGTCTTCTTCAACGGCATGAGCCGCGACGAGGCTGTGGCGCTGACGCTTGCCATGCGCGATACCGGCGATGTGCTCGACTGGTCGGACCTGCCCGGCCCGGTCACTGACAAGCACTCGACAGGCGGCGTCGGCGACAATGTCTCGCTGATGCTGGCGCCGATCGTCGCCGCCTGCGGCGCCTATGTGCCGATGATATCAGGTCGGGGTCTCGGCCATACCGGCGGCACGCTGGACAAGATGGATGCGATCCCCGGCTATATCAGCCAGCCGGATATTGCGCGCTTTCGCAAGACGGTGCTCGAAACCGGATGCGCCATCATCGGCCAGACCGCCGATCTGGCGCCTGCCGACCGCAGGCTCTATGCGATCCGCGATGTGACGGGAACCGTCGAATCGGTACCGCTGATCACCGCCTCGATCCTGTCGAAGAAGCTCGCCGCCGGCCTGCAGTCGCTGGTGCTCGACGTCAAGGTCGGCAATGGCGCTTTCATGGAGAAATCGCGCGACGCAACGGCACTGGCGAACAGCCTGGTGGAAGTCGCCAACGGTGCCGGCCTGAAGGCCTCGGCGTTGGTAACCGGCATGAACGAGCCGCTGGCGTCGGCTGCCGGCAACGCGGTCGAGGTGCACAATGCGGTCGACTTCCTCACCGGCCGTTACCGCGACCGGCGGCTGGAGGATGTGACGCTGGCTCTGGCCGCCGAGATGCTGCAATCCGCCGGGCTGGTGTCGTCCAATCAGGACGGCATGCGGCGCGCCGCCGAGACGCTTGCCGGTGGCCGCGCGGCCGCCATGTTTGCGCGCATGGTGGCGGCACTTGGCGGTCCCGCCGACTTCGTCGAGAAGCCGGAAAAATACCTGCCGAAGGCGGCGGTGGAGTTTGCCGTGAAGGCGCCCGAAAACGGCTTTGTCACCGGTATCGCCACCCGCGACATCGGGCTCGCGGTCGTCGGGCTTGGTGGCGGGCGGACGAGGCCTGACGACAGGATCGACCATGCGGTCGGCATCACCAGGCTGTTGCCGGTTGGTGCGGAGGTGCGGGCCGGCGAGGCGCTGGCCCTGGTCCATGCCCGCACCCTGGCGGATGCAGAGGCGGCCGCTGCCGCCGTGCTTTCGGCCTATGCGATCGGCGCCTCGAAGCCGCCAGCGGACAAGAGTGTGATCCGGCGGATCCTGCCGCGCGGTTAA
- a CDS encoding TIGR02281 family clan AA aspartic protease encodes MLRTVLVFCVIAGTSVLIPIAYQSNPQMFDGLLQSAIGAKPATETQAELQLVAVPDKPPMAQPLGRKVLVAADERGHFTTSLKLNGRQVDGLIDTGATLVAINTSTARRIGLSLNQSDFRHEVNTANGAIKAAVVTIDRLQIGKITVEDVQAVVLDDKALRANLIGMSFLQRLQKYQVENGTLLLVQ; translated from the coding sequence ATGCTGCGCACAGTTCTCGTCTTTTGCGTGATTGCCGGAACATCGGTACTGATCCCGATCGCCTATCAGTCGAATCCGCAAATGTTCGACGGCCTGCTGCAATCGGCAATTGGGGCCAAGCCTGCGACTGAGACGCAAGCCGAACTTCAGCTGGTCGCGGTCCCCGACAAGCCACCGATGGCGCAGCCGCTCGGCCGCAAGGTTCTGGTTGCAGCCGACGAGCGCGGGCACTTCACGACTTCGCTCAAGCTCAACGGCCGTCAGGTCGACGGCCTGATCGACACCGGCGCCACGCTGGTCGCCATCAACACGTCGACGGCACGCAGGATCGGCCTCTCGCTGAACCAGTCGGATTTCCGCCACGAGGTCAACACCGCCAACGGCGCGATCAAGGCGGCCGTGGTGACCATCGATCGTCTGCAGATCGGCAAGATCACGGTCGAGGACGTCCAGGCCGTCGTGCTCGACGACAAGGCGCTGCGCGCCAACCTGATCGGCATGAGCTTTCTGCAGCGGCTTCAAAAATACCAGGTCGAGAACGGCACGCTGCTGCTCGTCCAGTAG
- the upp gene encoding uracil phosphoribosyltransferase, with the protein MQGVTVVDHPLVQHKLTIMRKKETSTAGFRRLLREISLLLGYEVTRNLELTTTTIETPIETMEAPTLEGKKLVFASVLRAGNGLLEGLLDLVPAARVAHIGLYRDHETLEAVEYFFKAPSDLADRLVIVVDPMLATANSAIAAIDKLKGRGATNIRFLCLLAAPEGIERFTKAHPDVPVFTASIDRQLNEKGYIMPGLGDAGDRMYGTK; encoded by the coding sequence ATGCAGGGCGTCACAGTCGTCGACCACCCGCTTGTCCAGCACAAGCTGACCATCATGCGCAAAAAGGAAACCTCGACCGCCGGCTTCCGGCGGTTGCTGCGCGAGATCTCGCTGCTGCTTGGCTACGAGGTTACCCGCAACCTCGAACTGACGACGACGACGATCGAAACGCCGATCGAAACCATGGAGGCACCGACGCTGGAAGGCAAGAAGCTGGTCTTTGCCTCGGTGCTGCGCGCCGGCAACGGCTTGCTCGAAGGCCTGCTCGATCTGGTGCCGGCGGCGCGCGTCGCCCATATCGGCCTCTACCGCGACCATGAAACGCTGGAAGCGGTCGAGTATTTCTTCAAGGCGCCGAGCGATCTTGCCGACCGGCTGGTGATCGTCGTCGATCCGATGCTGGCCACCGCCAATTCGGCGATCGCGGCGATCGACAAGCTGAAAGGGCGCGGCGCCACCAACATCCGCTTCCTGTGCCTGTTGGCGGCACCCGAGGGCATCGAGCGCTTCACCAAGGCGCATCCGGATGTTCCCGTCTTCACCGCCTCCATCGACCGCCAGCTCAACGAGAAAGGCTACATCATGCCCGGCCTCGGCGATGCCGGCGACCGCATGTATGGGACAAAATAA
- a CDS encoding adenosine deaminase, whose product MALKAELHCHIEGAAAPELVIRQAQKYGKDTSPYIQNGSFVWHDFTSFLAAYDFSSDLFRSEEDYARLADHYLTSLARDGAIYSEVFTSPDHAKKAGLSPKAYTDALGEGMARAKAKTGIEGRMIVTGVRHVGVESIEQAARFAARCGHPLVTGFGVAGDERMGDFEDYVRAFEIAREAGLGITIHAGELMGWESVKAALDHIRPSRIGHGVRAIENPDLVRRIADEGIVLECCPGSNIALGVFDSFADHPFPALKAAGCKVTLNSDDPPYFWTSLKREYDIAAEHFAMDDKALAAVTRTAIEAAFVDRKTKTALLARLNGAAR is encoded by the coding sequence ATGGCCTTGAAAGCGGAACTGCACTGCCACATCGAAGGGGCAGCGGCGCCCGAACTCGTCATCCGCCAGGCGCAGAAATACGGCAAGGACACCTCGCCCTATATTCAGAACGGCTCATTCGTCTGGCACGATTTCACGTCCTTCCTCGCCGCCTATGATTTCTCCTCCGACCTGTTCCGCTCCGAAGAGGACTATGCGCGGTTGGCCGATCACTATTTGACCAGTCTCGCCCGCGACGGCGCCATCTATTCCGAGGTCTTCACCTCGCCCGACCACGCCAAGAAGGCCGGCCTGTCGCCCAAGGCCTATACCGACGCACTCGGCGAGGGCATGGCGCGGGCCAAGGCCAAGACCGGCATCGAGGGACGCATGATCGTCACCGGCGTGCGCCATGTCGGCGTCGAATCGATCGAGCAGGCGGCGCGCTTCGCAGCCCGCTGCGGGCACCCGCTGGTGACCGGCTTCGGCGTTGCCGGCGACGAGCGCATGGGCGACTTCGAGGACTATGTCAGGGCCTTCGAGATCGCCCGCGAGGCTGGCCTCGGCATCACCATCCATGCCGGCGAACTGATGGGCTGGGAGAGCGTCAAGGCGGCACTCGACCATATCCGTCCTTCCCGCATCGGCCACGGCGTGCGCGCCATCGAGAACCCCGACCTTGTGCGGCGCATCGCCGACGAGGGCATCGTGCTCGAATGCTGCCCCGGCTCCAACATCGCGCTTGGGGTATTCGACAGTTTCGCCGATCACCCCTTTCCGGCATTGAAAGCAGCCGGCTGCAAGGTGACGCTCAACTCCGACGACCCGCCCTATTTCTGGACCTCGCTGAAGCGCGAATACGACATCGCCGCCGAGCATTTTGCGATGGACGACAAGGCGCTGGCCGCCGTCACCAGAACCGCCATCGAAGCCGCCTTCGTCGACAGGAAGACCAAAACCGCGCTTCTCGCCCGCCTCAACGGCGCCGCGCGCTGA
- the ubiE gene encoding bifunctional demethylmenaquinone methyltransferase/2-methoxy-6-polyprenyl-1,4-benzoquinol methylase UbiE encodes MSVERTTAAGGMETSYGFKHVGAGDKQSLVNDVFHKVANRYDLMNDLMSAGLHRLWKDAMVTWLNPPKRPGWKVLDVAGGTGDVAFRIVEKSHGNAHATVLDINGSMLAVGRDRAEKKGLSANTDFVEANAEELPFADATFDAYTIAFGIRNVPRIDVALSEAYRVLKPGGRFLCLEFSEVDMPLLDKLYEAWSFNAIPRIGKAVTGDGEPYSYLVESIRKFPNQVNFASMITRAGFDRASFRNYSAGIAALHSGWKL; translated from the coding sequence ATGTCAGTTGAAAGAACCACAGCCGCGGGCGGCATGGAAACCTCCTATGGTTTCAAGCATGTAGGGGCAGGCGACAAGCAGTCCCTGGTCAACGACGTTTTCCACAAGGTGGCGAACCGCTACGATCTGATGAATGATCTGATGTCGGCTGGCCTGCATCGGCTCTGGAAGGACGCCATGGTCACATGGCTCAATCCGCCGAAGCGACCGGGCTGGAAGGTTCTCGACGTTGCCGGCGGCACCGGCGACGTGGCCTTCCGCATCGTCGAGAAGAGCCATGGCAATGCCCATGCCACCGTTCTCGACATCAACGGCTCGATGCTCGCCGTTGGCCGCGACCGGGCCGAGAAAAAAGGCCTGTCGGCAAACACCGATTTCGTCGAGGCCAATGCCGAGGAGCTGCCATTCGCAGATGCCACGTTCGACGCCTACACCATCGCTTTCGGCATTCGCAACGTGCCGCGCATCGATGTGGCGCTCTCAGAAGCCTATCGCGTGCTGAAACCCGGCGGGCGGTTCCTCTGCCTTGAGTTTTCCGAGGTCGACATGCCGTTGCTCGACAAGCTCTATGAAGCATGGTCGTTCAACGCCATCCCCAGGATCGGCAAGGCGGTCACCGGCGACGGCGAGCCCTATTCCTATCTGGTCGAATCGATCCGCAAATTTCCCAACCAGGTGAATTTTGCTTCCATGATCACCCGCGCGGGCTTCGATCGCGCCTCTTTCCGCAACTATTCGGCCGGCATCGCCGCTCTTCATTCGGGCTGGAAGCTTTGA